From one Sphingobacteriales bacterium genomic stretch:
- the argB gene encoding acetylglutamate kinase, producing the protein MENIVAVKIGGNVIDDENALTDFLSVFSKIPHQKILIHGGGKTATTISEQLNIPTRMIDGRRVTDQAALEVVTMVYGGLINKKIVAGLQANGCNAIGLTGADANIIEAHKRIHPTIDYGFVGDIDKVNPALLTELMERNFVPVIAPLTHDKKGNILNTNADTMAAQLAIALSKSQKLTFVYCFEKCGLLKNIDDPDSVISHVNLSEIQQLKEKQIITGGMIPKMENIVNALQNGVEKVILCHAKEVGSIMKVNSIFGTTFTAK; encoded by the coding sequence TTGGAAAATATAGTAGCCGTAAAAATTGGAGGAAATGTAATTGATGATGAAAATGCATTAACTGATTTTCTAAGTGTATTTTCTAAAATCCCCCATCAAAAAATATTGATTCACGGTGGCGGAAAAACAGCCACCACCATCAGTGAACAATTAAACATACCTACCCGAATGATAGACGGCCGCCGAGTTACAGACCAGGCAGCCTTAGAGGTGGTAACGATGGTTTACGGAGGTCTGATCAATAAAAAAATTGTTGCCGGTTTACAGGCAAACGGTTGCAATGCTATCGGACTGACCGGTGCAGATGCAAATATCATAGAAGCACACAAGCGAATTCATCCAACCATTGATTATGGATTTGTCGGCGATATAGATAAAGTAAATCCTGCGCTCCTGACAGAGTTGATGGAAAGAAATTTTGTACCCGTGATTGCGCCTTTAACACACGACAAAAAGGGGAATATTCTAAATACCAATGCGGATACAATGGCTGCACAATTAGCGATTGCATTGTCAAAATCCCAAAAATTAACTTTTGTTTATTGTTTTGAAAAATGCGGATTGTTGAAAAATATCGATGATCCGGATAGTGTCATTTCTCATGTTAACCTGTCAGAAATTCAACAACTCAAAGAAAAACAAATTATTACAGGCGGCATGATTCCAAAAATGGAGAACATTGTCAATGCGTTACAAAATGGTGTGGAAAAAGTTATCCTATGCCATGCAAAGGAGGTGGGTTCAATTATGAAAGTAAATAGTATTTTTGGCACGACCTTTACTGCAAAGTAA
- a CDS encoding M20 family metallo-hydrolase: protein MTKTTEDIQNQTIELLQKLIGVSSFSKEEDQAADIIRKFLKSKKIPFETKLNNTWVKNKHYNFLKPSVLLNSHIDTVKPVSGWSKDPFQPFIEDQKLYGLGSNDAGAALISLLATFLHFYESEDLKYNLIFAATSEEEISGKNGIEQIEEVTSACQFAIVGEPTEMKMAIAEKGLMVLDDEVKGKSAHAARNEGGNAIYLTMVDVQWFQNYQFKKINPILGPVKLTVSMIHAGTQHNVVPDACKYVVDVRTIPEYSTDQVLEIIRDNVKAEIKPRSLRLQPSQIDKEHIIVKAAEKLGIETFGSSTLSDQALLKIPSVKIGPGKSERSHTADEFVYLKEIEEGLTIYRKLLEQIL from the coding sequence ATGACAAAGACAACAGAGGATATCCAAAATCAGACGATTGAGTTGCTTCAAAAACTAATCGGAGTTTCGTCCTTCAGCAAAGAAGAAGACCAGGCTGCGGATATTATCCGTAAATTCTTAAAGTCTAAAAAGATCCCGTTTGAAACAAAACTCAACAACACATGGGTTAAGAACAAACACTATAATTTTCTAAAACCATCCGTTCTTCTCAACTCTCATATTGATACCGTTAAGCCGGTTTCAGGATGGAGCAAGGATCCGTTCCAGCCGTTTATAGAAGATCAGAAATTATACGGATTAGGGAGTAATGATGCAGGTGCCGCCCTCATCTCCTTGCTGGCTACTTTCTTGCATTTTTATGAAAGTGAGGACTTGAAATATAATCTTATTTTCGCTGCCACTTCTGAAGAAGAGATTTCCGGAAAGAATGGTATCGAACAGATTGAAGAAGTGACCAGTGCCTGTCAGTTTGCCATCGTCGGTGAACCGACAGAAATGAAGATGGCCATTGCGGAGAAAGGATTAATGGTACTGGATGATGAAGTAAAAGGGAAATCAGCCCATGCGGCTCGTAATGAAGGGGGAAATGCCATTTATCTAACCATGGTAGACGTTCAATGGTTTCAGAACTATCAGTTTAAAAAGATTAACCCGATATTGGGCCCTGTCAAACTAACCGTGAGCATGATACATGCCGGTACACAACATAATGTAGTTCCGGATGCCTGTAAATATGTGGTGGATGTCCGAACCATTCCCGAGTACTCCACTGACCAGGTTCTGGAAATTATCCGGGATAATGTGAAGGCAGAAATAAAACCACGCTCCCTTCGTTTACAACCTTCACAAATCGACAAAGAGCATATCATAGTAAAAGCAGCCGAAAAACTGGGAATAGAAACTTTTGGTTCCTCTACCCTATCCGATCAGGCATTACTTAAAATTCCTTCGGTCAAAATCGGACCGGGCAAATCAGAACGCTCGCATACGGCAGATGAATTTGTTTATCTCAAAGAAATTGAGGAGGGCTTAACTATCTACAGAAAACTGCTGGAGCAGATTTTGTAA
- a CDS encoding gliding motility-associated C-terminal domain-containing protein yields MKKRLLSALILISVRISFAQSIQLTNVSQSVFCSTGKDTVRFSVNYASIPQNSNIVFYQSTNPSFNPYLGQGDSIGFINVGGNTTGGTQITTTCPKILGIFIDACNQPPLNEWDNEYMVITSGSGFLVNNLKVDLPANPSINISPSSCVFTTPSAAMMTTLRSGTCNTTTLLAAGQGDSIPPNAIVIIFTGRGPIYPYNFTSYCSSGQPIYILQNSCTPGNGSFVNNQPSGCPNSFRTTTIQNRSCFDALTYAPCTLPPFDALNPNANDGNFVIRLDNTDTSSITNGGIRNNAADICNGLVFDSIVGNTIIKYAIPNDGSGNATTDFCNTGDHYIKAITHPNGTQPVSNALQFRLVCLDLTSVTSNNTICSGQNALINNSSSDPNALFSWTVSGGTNITGASSGTGNPINQTLTNTSNATDSITYIITAKDTICTVSKNVKIYVNPTPTAFNLGNDTTYCGNFSRVLSTGNPNTVWSTGVTAASITVTTAATYTATITNSCGSVSDQIVISKITVQPPINLGNDTAYCGTFSRILSTGDPSTVWSTGVTAPSITVTTAGTYTATISNSCGTVSDAITISQNPGLNFTFGTNTTTVCQGGSISLDAGSGFDTYDWSTGSIAQSINITLPGKYWVDVTKNGCSGSDTMNVIEITKPAKPDLGNDLSFCGNFSQVLSTGNPNTLWIKDFTSTITTAGSITVTATGTYTATVSNSCGAVSDTIVISATATQPPIFLGNDTSYCSSFSRVLSTGIPSTVWSTGIVAASITIAQPGKYWATITGACGFAVDTINITQSPGLSFTFGTNSTTVCRGGNITLDAGIGFDQYLWSTGQNAQSINITQPGTYWAEVTKDGCTGRDSIDVIEIKLPNKPSLGRDTSFCGTFSLTLSTGDNQTNWFLNTQFLTIAPSINATQAGTYIANISNSCGSVSDTVIIANSNQLNVNLGRDTFICTGANITLNATVAGNNIQYLWNTGEQTSTINVNAFGKYWVQVSSATCSVSDTIFIDEFAKPSPFVLGNDTSFCGSFSKTLFTGNVTTSWSTGDTAASIIVTSPGIFFATISNQCGVASDTIRLEQFSLPVFDLGNDTTICEDITLSIGNGIFTSVLWSTNDTINSVTVDDAGLYTVLVSNTNCSRSDSVRVLKECLYDVYLPTAFTPNNDGLNDILVPRASADSSVVLEFSIFNRWGERVFFSANFAPDDIVKGWDGRYKGEDCQVDSYVYFYKALLPDGKIKTHKGTVTLLR; encoded by the coding sequence ATGAAGAAAAGATTATTATCAGCTTTAATTTTAATCAGCGTCAGGATTTCATTTGCGCAGTCCATTCAGTTAACGAACGTTTCACAAAGTGTCTTTTGTTCTACAGGGAAAGATACGGTCAGGTTCTCGGTAAATTATGCAAGTATCCCACAAAACAGCAATATTGTTTTCTATCAATCTACCAATCCATCTTTCAATCCTTATTTGGGACAGGGGGACAGTATTGGTTTTATAAATGTGGGCGGAAATACGACAGGCGGCACTCAAATTACCACCACCTGTCCCAAAATATTAGGGATTTTCATAGATGCCTGTAATCAGCCGCCTTTAAATGAATGGGATAACGAGTACATGGTTATTACTTCCGGCAGTGGTTTTTTGGTAAACAATCTAAAGGTTGATTTACCAGCCAATCCGAGTATCAATATCTCTCCGAGTTCCTGTGTTTTCACGACACCCTCTGCGGCGATGATGACAACCCTCAGATCCGGTACCTGTAACACTACAACGTTACTCGCAGCCGGACAAGGTGATTCTATTCCACCGAATGCTATTGTTATCATTTTTACCGGCAGAGGACCGATTTACCCATATAACTTTACCAGCTATTGCAGCAGCGGTCAGCCAATCTATATTTTACAAAACTCCTGTACACCGGGTAACGGTTCATTTGTAAACAATCAGCCAAGCGGTTGTCCGAACAGTTTCCGGACAACCACCATACAAAATAGAAGCTGTTTTGATGCTTTAACATATGCACCCTGCACATTACCACCATTTGATGCCCTAAATCCTAATGCAAATGATGGGAATTTTGTCATCCGGTTAGACAATACCGATACTTCTTCAATAACCAATGGCGGGATACGAAATAACGCAGCAGATATCTGCAACGGACTTGTGTTTGATTCGATTGTTGGGAATACGATTATTAAATATGCTATTCCAAATGACGGCAGTGGCAATGCTACAACGGATTTTTGTAATACAGGAGATCATTATATTAAAGCGATTACGCACCCGAATGGGACACAGCCTGTTTCCAATGCATTGCAGTTTAGATTAGTTTGCCTTGACCTGACAAGCGTGACTTCTAATAATACCATTTGCAGTGGGCAGAATGCTCTTATCAACAACAGCAGTTCTGATCCAAATGCCCTATTCAGTTGGACGGTAAGCGGCGGAACAAACATAACGGGTGCAAGTTCTGGAACGGGGAATCCTATTAATCAGACACTTACCAATACTTCCAATGCAACAGACAGTATAACCTATATAATTACAGCAAAAGATACGATCTGTACTGTTTCTAAGAATGTAAAAATATATGTGAATCCTACACCGACTGCCTTTAATCTAGGCAATGATACTACCTATTGCGGCAATTTCTCAAGGGTTTTGTCAACCGGAAATCCGAATACGGTATGGAGTACCGGAGTGACGGCTGCTTCTATCACTGTCACAACAGCAGCTACCTATACTGCAACTATAACGAATAGTTGTGGTAGTGTTTCTGATCAGATCGTCATCAGCAAGATAACCGTTCAGCCGCCTATTAATTTAGGTAATGATACAGCTTATTGCGGTACTTTTTCAAGAATACTTTCTACAGGAGATCCTTCAACTGTCTGGAGTACCGGAGTGACGGCACCTTCTATCACTGTCACAACAGCAGGTACCTATACCGCAACAATTTCCAATAGTTGTGGTACGGTATCAGATGCCATTACCATCTCTCAAAATCCAGGTTTAAATTTTACATTTGGAACGAATACAACTACCGTTTGTCAGGGCGGAAGCATTTCCCTGGATGCTGGATCCGGATTTGACACTTATGATTGGAGTACCGGATCAATTGCACAGTCTATTAATATTACGCTGCCAGGAAAATACTGGGTAGATGTGACAAAAAATGGCTGTAGCGGAAGCGATACCATGAATGTTATCGAAATTACGAAACCTGCAAAACCCGACCTTGGCAATGATTTAAGTTTCTGTGGTAATTTTTCTCAGGTATTAAGTACCGGAAATCCAAATACATTATGGATAAAAGATTTTACCTCTACAATTACTACAGCGGGTTCAATAACGGTCACTGCTACAGGAACCTATACGGCAACTGTTTCCAATAGCTGCGGTGCTGTATCTGATACCATTGTCATCTCAGCAACGGCGACACAGCCTCCGATTTTCTTAGGAAATGACACTTCTTATTGCAGCAGTTTCTCTAGGGTTTTATCTACCGGCATTCCTTCTACCGTTTGGAGTACGGGTATTGTAGCCGCTTCCATTACGATTGCACAACCGGGTAAATATTGGGCAACCATCACCGGTGCCTGCGGCTTTGCAGTGGATACTATTAATATTACTCAGTCGCCCGGATTGAGCTTCACATTTGGTACGAACAGCACCACCGTCTGCAGAGGTGGGAATATAACGCTCGATGCCGGGATTGGCTTCGATCAGTATTTATGGAGTACGGGGCAGAATGCTCAATCCATTAATATTACCCAACCCGGAACCTATTGGGCGGAAGTGACAAAAGATGGCTGTACCGGTCGGGATTCGATTGATGTGATTGAAATTAAATTACCAAACAAACCGTCATTGGGCAGGGATACTTCTTTCTGCGGAACTTTCAGTCTAACCTTATCAACCGGAGATAACCAAACCAACTGGTTCCTGAACACGCAGTTTTTAACAATAGCTCCATCTATCAATGCTACTCAGGCCGGTACTTATATTGCTAATATCAGTAACAGCTGCGGCAGTGTTTCTGATACAGTTATTATTGCGAATTCCAATCAGTTGAATGTGAACTTAGGCAGGGATACATTTATTTGTACCGGAGCTAATATTACCCTGAATGCAACGGTTGCCGGCAATAACATACAGTATTTATGGAATACGGGAGAGCAGACCTCAACTATCAACGTGAATGCATTCGGAAAATACTGGGTACAGGTTTCCAGTGCAACCTGCTCGGTGAGCGATACCATCTTCATTGATGAGTTCGCAAAACCGAGCCCATTTGTTTTGGGGAATGATACATCTTTCTGCGGTTCGTTTTCAAAGACATTGTTTACAGGAAATGTCACCACCAGCTGGAGTACAGGCGACACTGCAGCGTCAATAATAGTTACATCTCCGGGAATTTTCTTCGCGACCATCTCCAATCAGTGTGGTGTTGCATCGGATACCATTCGGTTAGAACAGTTTTCATTGCCCGTTTTTGATTTAGGAAATGATACGACCATCTGTGAAGATATAACGCTGAGTATAGGGAATGGAATTTTTACATCCGTATTATGGAGTACCAATGATACAATCAATTCGGTAACCGTTGATGATGCAGGCTTATATACGGTGTTGGTATCTAACACGAATTGCTCCAGAAGCGATTCTGTCCGTGTGCTGAAAGAGTGTTTATATGATGTCTATCTGCCTACTGCGTTTACACCCAATAATGACGGCCTGAATGATATCTTGGTGCCGCGTGCTTCCGCTGACAGTTCTGTTGTATTGGAATTTTCAATTTTCAATCGTTGGGGTGAGCGGGTTTTCTTTTCCGCTAATTTTGCACCGGATGATATTGTAAAAGGCTGGGATGGCAGATACAAAGGGGAAGATTGTCAGGTAGACAGTTATGTGTATTTTTACAAGGCATTGTTGCCGGATGGAAAAATTAAAACCCACAAAGGGACTGTAACGTTGCTTCGTTGA
- a CDS encoding gliding motility-associated C-terminal domain-containing protein gives MKRLLSIPFLASIVCIVSAFFAWADPSISLTLQTPSVICTSGNDTVRYTVSASGIPANTNVVIYQSSDSTFNPYNAQGDSIAFIPGNAIPRDTVNFGNCIKTLGIFIDACGLSGTEPQNEYMVLTSGTGIKVSNLAINFDPANSNSGDNNDNDINTGANPCGFKTPSATLISNLRTGSCNVGNLIPASPTDSIPANAIILCFTSDSVNTIYNVSGLCNLGYPIYVVQSACKRTIGAFTNAASCSSTATTRYRRTLAIDKRQGCQDNFVYDRCGIFNLDGTYAIRQQGTDTARVANNGIRRNLIDSCGGIDYAQLNFSSDTVLEIVLSRNDCNTGKHFIKAITHPNGSLPVSNTISYQLVCNDVNATTSTTNICSGDSAIITLSSSDPNASMSWTVSGGAGITGAIAGTGNNIRQLLTYSGSTKDSVVYTVSSEDAGCVKTQNVKVVVNRCVQQCTVSISGSTSYCAGQSTILTAVGQFDSVRWNTGETSTSISVSQQTTYSVSVFLGNCSSTASVDVLQRNCGSLDTVYVCEGDSVPLIGPNGYSSYLWSPATGLSNASIQLPNAAPLLNTTYVVTASNNGSDGAEKIVNGSFENGIQSWNTDMWYAPDGSNLNGWYRFSALTWCNSPDYSTIGDSLFLTSPSYDTTKLLVGQTVSTETNKTYRLSFWMMNFNPNGPVLKVKINNQIVATNIQNSQTCVWENFTVNWNSNSSTSALIQLYDIRSEEVGNDFGLDDISFKSIGNNDVINDTVVVIVKPKPEPAIDGALKFCQGGFTTLTATGQFDSVRWNTNETTNTIIVTQQGTYTVTAYSNGCSGTASVDVSVIDVAADISGNLSFCSGSQTTLDAGQGFDAYSWQPNGEQTQTITTSEPGKFVVSVIKDDCIAKDSVVVSELQLPATISLGNDTTFCGDFTKVLSTGIQSTQWNTDESGSQITVSAAGIYIATVSNACGSVSDTVDIVKNALPVINLGNDTTFCLGELQLSVPGQFRSILWSTGAETSSVIVSNEGTYNVSVSDQNGCFGSDTILISSDCDIDLFIPNAFTPNGDGVNDIFLVRGNAQTTSIDQMIVYNRWGNKVFEAKNILPNDLTAGWDGKYKGALAQEDAYGYYVVAKFTDGTQKIVKGNVTLLR, from the coding sequence ATGAAGCGACTGTTGTCCATCCCATTTTTAGCCTCTATTGTATGTATTGTTTCTGCATTTTTTGCATGGGCAGATCCATCTATCTCTTTAACCTTACAGACACCATCTGTCATCTGTACCTCCGGCAATGACACGGTTCGGTATACGGTCTCAGCATCCGGAATCCCGGCAAATACCAATGTTGTCATTTATCAGAGTTCAGACAGCACCTTTAATCCATACAATGCTCAGGGTGACAGCATTGCTTTTATACCTGGCAATGCCATCCCGCGTGATACGGTCAACTTTGGAAATTGTATAAAAACACTGGGTATATTTATTGATGCCTGCGGCCTCAGCGGAACAGAACCTCAGAACGAATACATGGTACTGACCTCCGGAACAGGTATTAAGGTTTCTAACCTGGCGATAAATTTTGACCCGGCAAACAGCAACAGCGGAGACAATAATGACAACGATATTAATACCGGAGCCAATCCTTGTGGTTTTAAGACACCGTCCGCCACATTAATCAGCAATCTCAGAACAGGTTCCTGCAATGTGGGTAATCTCATTCCCGCTTCACCAACGGATTCCATTCCGGCAAACGCCATTATTTTATGTTTTACCAGTGATTCCGTCAATACCATCTACAACGTAAGCGGACTGTGTAATTTAGGCTACCCCATTTATGTGGTACAAAGTGCCTGTAAAAGGACGATTGGGGCATTTACAAATGCCGCCAGTTGTTCGTCAACAGCCACTACAAGATATCGCAGAACGTTGGCTATCGATAAACGTCAGGGTTGTCAGGATAATTTCGTCTATGACCGATGCGGTATCTTTAATCTGGACGGCACCTATGCCATCCGCCAGCAAGGGACGGATACAGCCAGGGTTGCCAACAACGGCATCCGGCGAAATCTGATTGATTCCTGCGGTGGAATTGATTATGCACAGCTGAATTTCAGCTCTGATACTGTTCTTGAAATTGTACTCAGCAGAAATGACTGCAATACCGGTAAACATTTTATCAAAGCCATCACACATCCCAACGGAAGTCTGCCGGTTTCCAATACCATTTCCTATCAGCTGGTTTGTAATGATGTGAATGCCACTACTTCCACCACCAATATATGCAGCGGAGATTCCGCCATCATTACACTTTCTTCATCCGATCCAAATGCATCGATGAGTTGGACAGTGAGCGGAGGTGCAGGTATTACCGGAGCCATTGCAGGAACCGGCAACAATATTCGTCAACTGCTGACCTATAGCGGCAGTACGAAAGATAGTGTAGTTTATACGGTTAGCTCAGAGGATGCCGGATGTGTGAAAACACAGAATGTTAAGGTTGTTGTTAATAGGTGTGTCCAGCAGTGTACTGTTTCTATTTCCGGCAGTACTTCATATTGTGCCGGTCAAAGTACAATCCTGACTGCCGTTGGACAATTCGACTCTGTGCGATGGAATACGGGAGAAACTTCTACTTCCATTTCTGTCAGTCAACAGACTACGTATTCTGTGTCTGTTTTTTTAGGAAATTGTTCAAGCACTGCATCTGTTGATGTTTTGCAGAGAAATTGTGGTTCCTTAGATACCGTCTATGTTTGTGAAGGTGACTCAGTTCCCTTAATTGGCCCTAATGGCTATTCTTCCTATTTATGGAGTCCTGCAACAGGTCTGAGTAATGCATCAATTCAATTACCCAATGCAGCACCGTTACTAAATACAACCTATGTAGTAACAGCATCCAACAACGGCTCTGATGGAGCTGAAAAGATTGTAAATGGGAGCTTTGAGAATGGTATTCAGTCATGGAACACAGACATGTGGTATGCACCGGATGGATCCAACTTAAATGGCTGGTACAGGTTTTCTGCTTTAACCTGGTGTAATTCTCCGGATTATTCTACTATTGGAGATAGTTTATTTTTGACATCCCCATCTTATGATACTACCAAATTATTAGTAGGACAGACCGTCTCTACGGAAACCAACAAGACGTATAGATTATCTTTCTGGATGATGAATTTTAACCCCAATGGTCCTGTATTAAAAGTTAAAATTAACAACCAGATTGTAGCGACGAATATTCAAAACTCGCAGACCTGTGTTTGGGAAAATTTTACCGTAAACTGGAACTCCAATTCAAGTACTTCGGCACTCATCCAGTTATATGATATTCGCAGTGAAGAGGTGGGCAATGATTTCGGATTAGATGATATTTCATTCAAATCAATTGGTAATAACGATGTTATTAATGATACAGTGGTAGTTATAGTTAAGCCGAAACCTGAACCGGCTATTGATGGTGCATTGAAATTTTGTCAAGGTGGATTTACCACGCTTACTGCCACCGGACAGTTTGATTCTGTTCGATGGAATACCAATGAAACAACAAACACTATTATAGTCACACAACAAGGAACGTATACTGTTACGGCATATAGCAATGGCTGTTCAGGAACTGCATCTGTTGATGTCAGCGTTATTGATGTTGCAGCAGATATCAGCGGGAATCTGTCATTTTGTTCCGGCAGTCAAACAACTTTAGATGCCGGACAGGGATTTGATGCATACTCATGGCAGCCGAACGGGGAACAAACTCAGACGATAACCACATCCGAGCCCGGAAAATTTGTTGTGTCAGTTATTAAAGATGATTGTATTGCCAAGGATTCTGTTGTTGTTTCAGAATTACAACTGCCTGCAACGATTTCTTTAGGGAATGATACTACATTTTGCGGTGACTTTACAAAAGTTTTGTCTACAGGAATACAATCTACGCAATGGAATACTGATGAGAGCGGGTCACAGATAACTGTTTCGGCAGCAGGAATCTATATAGCGACTGTCAGTAACGCCTGTGGAAGCGTTAGTGATACCGTAGATATTGTTAAAAATGCACTTCCTGTAATTAATCTTGGTAATGATACCACTTTTTGTTTGGGTGAACTGCAATTGAGTGTACCCGGCCAGTTTAGGTCCATTTTATGGAGCACAGGTGCAGAAACCTCTTCAGTAATTGTTTCCAACGAAGGAACATACAACGTAAGTGTGAGCGACCAGAACGGATGTTTCGGCTCAGATACAATCCTCATATCTTCCGACTGCGATATAGATTTATTTATTCCAAATGCCTTCACTCCAAACGGAGATGGGGTAAATGACATATTTTTAGTCAGGGGTAACGCACAGACGACCAGTATTGATCAGATGATTGTTTACAATCGCTGGGGAAATAAGGTGTTTGAGGCTAAAAACATACTGCCAAATGACCTGACTGCAGGTTGGGACGGCAAATACAAAGGAGCTTTAGCCCAGGAAGATGCCTATGGTTATTATGTTGTTGCTAAATTTACAGACGGAACCCAAAAAATAGTGAAAGGCAACGTAACTTTGCTAAGATAA
- the groL gene encoding chaperonin GroEL (60 kDa chaperone family; promotes refolding of misfolded polypeptides especially under stressful conditions; forms two stacked rings of heptamers to form a barrel-shaped 14mer; ends can be capped by GroES; misfolded proteins enter the barrel where they are refolded when GroES binds) yields the protein MSSKQISYSTESRDKLKAGVDALANAVKVTLGPKGRNVIIEKKFGAPAITKDGVTVAKEVELEDPFENMGAQLVKDVASKTNDVAGDGTTTATVLAQAIIGPGLKSITAGANPMDLKRGIDKAVHAIVAELKNISEKVGKDFSKIKQVGTISANNDEEIGKFIADAMEKVGTEGVITVEEAKGTETYVDVVEGMQFDRGYISPYFVTNAESMEVEMEKPFILIYDKKVSSMKDLLPILEKVVQTGRALLIIAEDVESEALATLVVNRLRGSLKIAAVKAPGFGDRRKAMLQDIAILTNGQVVSDELGYKLEDTQMDQLGVAEKVVIDKDNTTIINGAGKKSDIQARVNQIKAQIETTTSDYDKEKLQERLAKLSGGVAVLYVGAPSEVEMKEKKDRVDDALHATRAAVEEGIVPGGGVALIRASVALDKLKGANEDEQTGIEIIKIALESPLRQISENAGVEGSIVVFNVKNGKKDYGYNAKTEVYENLYKAGVIDPTKVTRVALENAASIASMILTTECAIVEKPSKEAPAMGGGGMPGGMGGMM from the coding sequence ATGAGCTCAAAACAAATAAGTTACAGTACAGAATCGAGAGATAAGCTAAAAGCCGGTGTGGATGCATTGGCAAATGCCGTAAAAGTTACATTAGGCCCGAAAGGAAGAAATGTGATTATTGAGAAAAAATTTGGCGCACCTGCCATAACGAAAGATGGTGTGACGGTTGCCAAAGAAGTTGAACTGGAAGACCCGTTTGAAAACATGGGTGCTCAACTGGTAAAAGATGTCGCTTCTAAAACCAATGATGTGGCCGGTGACGGAACAACAACCGCTACCGTATTGGCTCAGGCTATCATAGGTCCGGGACTGAAATCCATCACAGCCGGAGCGAATCCAATGGATTTGAAACGTGGTATAGACAAAGCGGTACATGCTATCGTTGCCGAATTGAAGAATATCTCTGAAAAAGTGGGAAAAGATTTCAGCAAGATCAAACAGGTAGGGACCATATCTGCCAATAATGACGAAGAAATCGGAAAATTCATTGCAGATGCCATGGAAAAAGTAGGCACTGAAGGTGTTATTACCGTAGAAGAAGCGAAAGGAACAGAAACCTATGTAGACGTGGTGGAAGGTATGCAGTTCGACAGAGGATATATCTCTCCGTATTTCGTCACCAATGCGGAAAGTATGGAAGTGGAAATGGAGAAACCATTCATCCTGATTTACGACAAAAAAGTCTCTTCGATGAAAGACCTGCTGCCGATTTTGGAAAAAGTGGTACAGACAGGCAGAGCCTTGTTAATCATTGCGGAAGATGTGGAAAGTGAAGCACTGGCGACATTGGTGGTGAACCGTTTGCGCGGATCCTTAAAAATTGCTGCTGTAAAAGCTCCGGGTTTTGGTGACAGAAGAAAAGCGATGTTACAGGATATTGCTATCTTGACGAACGGACAGGTGGTGTCTGATGAGTTAGGCTACAAACTGGAAGATACACAAATGGATCAGCTGGGTGTTGCCGAAAAAGTGGTGATAGACAAAGACAATACGACAATCATCAATGGTGCGGGTAAAAAATCTGACATTCAGGCAAGAGTGAATCAGATAAAAGCGCAAATTGAAACGACCACATCCGATTATGATAAGGAAAAGCTGCAGGAGCGTTTGGCAAAATTGAGCGGCGGTGTCGCAGTGCTTTATGTAGGTGCACCTTCGGAAGTGGAAATGAAAGAGAAAAAAGACAGGGTAGATGATGCACTACATGCAACACGTGCTGCTGTAGAAGAAGGAATCGTACCGGGCGGTGGAGTTGCGTTGATTCGAGCCAGTGTTGCTTTGGACAAACTGAAAGGGGCGAATGAAGATGAGCAAACAGGTATTGAAATCATCAAGATTGCCTTAGAGTCACCATTGAGACAAATATCAGAAAATGCTGGTGTTGAGGGTTCTATAGTTGTATTCAATGTGAAAAACGGTAAAAAGGACTATGGCTATAATGCCAAAACGGAAGTATATGAGAATCTGTATAAAGCAGGTGTAATCGATCCGACAAAAGTGACACGTGTCGCTTTGGAGAATGCAGCTTCGATAGCTTCTATGATTCTGACAACAGAATGTGCTATTGTGGAGAAACCGAGCAAAGAAGCGCCGGCAATGGGTGGCGGCGGCATGCCGGGCGGCATGGGCGGAATGATGTAG